One part of the Flavobacterium johnsoniae UW101 genome encodes these proteins:
- a CDS encoding phage tail protein — MSYPLPKFHFSVDWGGTKIGFTEVSGLDVETEVIEYRQGASPEYSKIKMPGMQKYSNITMKRGTFKSDNEYYAWWNTVKLNTIERRDITIKLLNEEHEPVITWKVKNAWPTKVQSTDLKADGNEVAIESIELVHEGLSIQND; from the coding sequence ATGAGTTATCCGTTACCAAAGTTTCATTTCTCAGTTGACTGGGGAGGAACAAAAATAGGTTTTACAGAAGTTTCCGGATTAGATGTAGAAACCGAAGTTATTGAGTACCGTCAGGGTGCAAGTCCGGAATACAGCAAAATCAAAATGCCGGGCATGCAGAAGTACTCTAACATTACGATGAAAAGAGGCACTTTTAAAAGCGATAATGAATATTACGCATGGTGGAATACCGTAAAACTAAACACCATCGAAAGAAGGGATATTACCATCAAACTGCTTAACGAGGAACACGAACCCGTGATTACCTGGAAAGTAAAAAATGCATGGCCTACAAAAGTGCAGTCAACTGATTTAAAAGCCGATGGAAACGAAGTAGCCATCGAGTCAATAGAATTGGTCCACGAAGGTTTATCTATTCAAAATGATTAG